In Mesorhizobium sp. 113-3-3, a genomic segment contains:
- a CDS encoding MdtB/MuxB family multidrug efflux RND transporter permease subunit produces the protein MSPSRAFILRPVATSLFMVAIMLSGLLAYRYLPVSALPEVDYPTIQVQTFYPGASPDVMTSSVTAPLEVQLGQIANLNQMNSVSSAGSSVITLQFSLAISLDVAEQEVQAAINAAGNLLPADLPAPPIYAKVNPADAPVLTLGLTSATMPLRDVQQLADTRLAQKISQLPGVGLVSLSGGQRPAVRVQADPRKLAAYGLNLDDLRTTLGSANVNTPKGNFDGPSRAYTINANDQLKSADEYRSLIVAYKDGAPVRLSDVADVVDATENNRLAAWMNSTPAIILNIQRQPGANVIDVVDRIKALLPQLQASLPNAVDVKVLTDRTTTIRASVRDVEYELTLSIILVVLVIFVFLRSARATLIPSLSVPLSLVGTLGVMYLFGFSLDNLSLMALTIATGFVVDDAIVVIENVARYVEEGATPLQAALKGSQQIGFTIISLTVSLIAVLIPLLFMGDVVGRLFREFSITLATTILISAVVSLTLVPMACAKLLKPVAAVRENALQRASRDFFDWVIRGYGRALTWVLDRQTLMLIVAAATLVLTAALYVVIPKGFFPVQDTGVIQAISEAPQSISYAAMAERQQQLAAIILRDPDVGSLSSFIGVDGTNTTMNVGRILINLKPHEERSADITEVITRLKQEAASVAGVTLYMQPVQDLTIDGQVSRTQYQFVLQDANADELGEWTPKLLARLNTLPQLADVASDLSNSGLAVFVDIDRDQAARFGITPATVDNALYDAFGQRMVSTIYTTSSQSRVILEAAPSEQDSLKALSSVYLPSSTGGAPVPLSVVATTHVATTPLQITHMGQFPATTVSFNLAPGASLGEAVTAIQQAQADIGMPLSIITSFQGAARAFQASLDNTLFLILAAVVTVYIVLGVLYESFIHPITILSTLPSAGIGALLALMIAGQDLTIISIIGIILLIGVVKKNAIMMIDFALDAQRHEGKTPREAIYQACLLRFRPILMTTLAAMLGALPLMLGTGVGSELRHPLGVSIVGGLLLSQLLTLFTTPVIYLWFDRLAARLRGIEPNLPRAPDLPRGHGADARP, from the coding sequence ATGAGCCCGTCGCGCGCCTTCATCCTGCGGCCGGTGGCGACATCGCTGTTCATGGTCGCCATCATGCTGTCCGGCCTCTTGGCCTATCGCTATCTGCCCGTCTCGGCCCTGCCCGAGGTCGACTATCCAACCATCCAGGTGCAGACCTTCTATCCCGGCGCCAGCCCCGACGTCATGACATCCTCGGTCACAGCCCCGCTGGAGGTTCAGCTCGGCCAGATCGCCAACCTCAACCAGATGAACTCCGTCAGTTCGGCCGGCTCCTCGGTCATCACGCTGCAGTTCAGCCTGGCGATCTCGCTCGACGTCGCCGAGCAGGAGGTGCAGGCCGCCATCAACGCCGCCGGCAATCTTTTGCCGGCCGACCTGCCGGCGCCGCCGATCTATGCCAAGGTCAATCCGGCCGACGCGCCGGTGCTGACGCTGGGCTTGACCTCGGCCACCATGCCGCTACGCGATGTGCAGCAGCTTGCCGACACCAGGCTGGCGCAGAAGATATCGCAGCTGCCCGGCGTCGGCCTGGTCAGCCTCAGCGGCGGCCAGCGCCCCGCCGTGCGCGTCCAGGCCGATCCGCGCAAGCTCGCCGCCTATGGGCTCAATCTCGACGATCTGCGCACCACTTTGGGCAGCGCCAACGTCAACACGCCGAAGGGCAATTTTGACGGACCGTCGCGCGCCTACACCATCAACGCCAACGACCAGCTGAAGAGCGCCGACGAATACCGCTCGCTGATCGTCGCCTACAAGGACGGCGCGCCGGTGCGGCTGAGCGATGTGGCCGACGTGGTCGACGCCACCGAGAACAACCGGCTGGCGGCCTGGATGAACAGCACGCCGGCGATCATCCTCAACATCCAGCGCCAGCCCGGCGCCAATGTCATCGACGTGGTCGACCGCATCAAGGCGCTGCTGCCGCAGCTCCAGGCCTCGCTGCCGAACGCCGTCGACGTCAAGGTGCTGACCGACCGCACCACCACCATCCGCGCCTCCGTGCGCGACGTCGAATACGAGCTGACGCTATCGATCATCCTGGTCGTGCTGGTCATTTTCGTCTTCCTGCGCAGCGCGCGCGCCACGCTCATCCCGAGCCTTTCGGTTCCGCTTTCGCTCGTCGGCACGCTTGGCGTCATGTACCTGTTCGGCTTCAGCCTCGACAATCTGTCGCTGATGGCGCTGACCATCGCCACCGGCTTCGTCGTCGACGACGCCATCGTCGTCATCGAGAACGTCGCGCGCTATGTCGAGGAGGGCGCGACGCCGCTGCAGGCGGCGCTGAAAGGGTCGCAACAGATCGGCTTCACCATCATCTCGCTGACCGTGTCGCTGATCGCGGTGCTGATCCCGCTTCTGTTCATGGGCGATGTCGTCGGCCGGCTGTTCCGCGAATTCTCCATCACGCTCGCCACCACCATCCTGATCTCGGCCGTGGTGTCGCTGACGCTGGTGCCGATGGCCTGCGCCAAGCTGCTCAAACCGGTGGCGGCGGTGCGCGAGAACGCCCTGCAGCGCGCCAGCCGCGACTTCTTCGACTGGGTGATCCGCGGCTACGGCCGGGCTTTGACCTGGGTGCTCGACCGACAGACGTTGATGCTGATAGTAGCGGCGGCAACCCTGGTGCTGACGGCGGCGCTCTATGTGGTCATCCCCAAGGGTTTTTTCCCGGTGCAGGACACCGGCGTCATCCAGGCCATATCAGAGGCGCCGCAATCGATCTCCTATGCCGCCATGGCCGAGCGCCAGCAGCAGCTTGCCGCCATCATCCTTAGGGATCCCGATGTCGGCAGCCTGTCGTCCTTCATCGGCGTCGACGGCACCAACACCACGATGAATGTCGGCCGCATCCTGATCAACCTCAAGCCGCATGAGGAGCGCAGTGCCGACATCACCGAGGTTATCACACGCCTGAAACAGGAAGCTGCTTCGGTGGCTGGTGTGACGCTCTACATGCAGCCGGTGCAGGACCTGACCATCGACGGCCAGGTCAGCCGCACCCAGTATCAATTCGTGCTCCAGGACGCCAATGCCGACGAGCTGGGAGAATGGACGCCGAAGCTGCTCGCCAGGCTGAACACGCTGCCGCAGCTCGCCGATGTCGCCAGCGACCTGTCGAACAGCGGCCTTGCCGTCTTTGTCGACATTGACCGTGACCAGGCCGCCCGTTTCGGCATCACGCCGGCGACCGTCGACAACGCGCTCTACGACGCTTTCGGCCAGCGCATGGTCTCGACCATCTACACCACGTCGAGCCAGTCCCGCGTCATTCTCGAGGCCGCCCCGTCCGAACAGGATTCGCTCAAGGCGCTCTCTTCCGTCTACCTGCCCTCGTCGACGGGTGGCGCCCCCGTGCCGCTGTCGGTGGTGGCGACCACCCATGTCGCCACCACGCCGCTGCAGATCACCCATATGGGACAATTCCCCGCTACCACCGTCTCGTTCAACCTGGCGCCAGGCGCGTCGCTCGGCGAGGCGGTCACAGCGATCCAGCAGGCGCAGGCCGACATCGGCATGCCGCTCAGCATCATCACCAGCTTCCAGGGCGCGGCGCGCGCCTTCCAGGCTTCCCTCGACAACACGCTGTTCCTGATCCTGGCGGCGGTGGTCACGGTCTACATCGTGCTCGGCGTGCTCTATGAGAGCTTCATCCACCCCATCACCATCTTGTCGACGCTGCCTTCGGCCGGCATCGGCGCGCTGCTGGCGCTGATGATCGCCGGACAGGACCTGACCATCATCTCGATCATCGGCATCATCCTGCTGATCGGCGTGGTCAAGAAGAACGCCATCATGATGATCGACTTCGCGCTGGACGCGCAGCGCCATGAGGGCAAGACGCCGCGCGAGGCGATCTACCAGGCCTGCCTGCTGCGCTTCCGCCCGATCCTGATGACGACGCTGGCGGCGATGCTCGGCGCACTGCCGCTGATGCTCGGCACCGGCGTCGGCTCGGAACTGCGCCATCCCCTGGGCGTCTCCATCGTCGGCGGCCTGCTGCTCAGCCAGTTGCTGACCCTGTTCACCACGCCGGTGATCTATCTCTGGTTCGACCGCCTCGCCGCCCGCCTGCGAGGTATCGAACCCAATCTGCCCCGTGCCCCCGATCTTCCCCGCGGACATGGCGCGGACGCCAGGCCATGA
- a CDS encoding nitrate reductase: MEIDAAREVRTTCPYCGVGCGVLAKVAADGQVSVRGDPDHSANFGRLCSKGSALAETIDLEGRLLHPEIHGRRTGWNEALDHVASTFSQTIAEHGPDAVAFYVSGQLLTEDYYLANKLMKGFVGSANIDTNSRLCMASSVAGHRRAFGSDTVPGSYEDLELADLIVLVGSNLAWCHPVLFQRIAAAREKRPEMKIVLIDPRRTMTSDIADMHLAIAPDGDVALFTGLLAWLGQHNALDRAYITAHTTGFGQALFAASALDLAGVAAATGLSEDELVRFYSLFAATAKTVTVYSQGVNQSSSGTDKVNAIINCHLATGRIGKPGAGPFSVTGQPNAMGGREVGGMANMLAAHMEIENAEHRDRVCRFWNAPGIAQKPGLKAVEMFQGVADGRIKALWIMATNPVDSMPDADAVEAAIKACSFVVVSDVLASADTVRHAHVRLPATAWGEKDGTVTNSERRISRQRSFLAAPGEARPDWWIIAEVARRMGFGEAFAHETPAEIFGEHAALSGFENDGVRDFDIGAYAGADAESYASLEPFQWPAPSPRGGTTEHQPTRFFANGNFYTLDRKARFIAIRPTTEIRTTPDFPLILNTGRIRDHWHTMTRTGKSPRLSQHIAEPFVEIHPVDAQHHGIGDADIVRISSPRGDVLVRALITSRQRQGSVFAPMHWTDQFAAKGRLDALTAPLTDPVSGQPALKHVAARIEKFAAKVFGFAVTRQRPEAINADYWAAARCKGGWRVELAFADDTVDWTAFANSLFNAFSAEMLAYHDRDAGQHRIAAFDGEHLVGALFVAPDPVAVSRGWAAEQLETPHASQRERFRIVAGRAGADRPDAGATVCSCFGIGANQIMAAVAAGCTTVEAIGGALKAGTNCGSCRSEIRAIIQANRVQAAE, encoded by the coding sequence ATGGAGATCGACGCAGCACGCGAGGTGAGGACCACCTGCCCCTATTGCGGGGTGGGCTGCGGCGTGCTGGCGAAGGTCGCCGCGGATGGGCAAGTGTCCGTCCGCGGCGACCCCGACCATTCCGCGAATTTCGGCCGGCTCTGCTCCAAAGGGTCGGCGCTGGCCGAGACCATCGATCTCGAGGGCAGGCTGCTCCACCCCGAAATCCACGGCCGCCGGACAGGCTGGAACGAGGCGCTCGACCATGTCGCCTCGACCTTCTCGCAGACCATCGCCGAGCATGGGCCGGATGCGGTCGCCTTCTATGTCTCCGGCCAGTTGCTGACCGAGGACTATTACCTCGCCAACAAGCTGATGAAGGGTTTTGTCGGCTCGGCCAATATCGACACCAACTCTCGCCTCTGCATGGCCTCGTCCGTCGCCGGCCACCGCCGCGCCTTCGGCTCCGACACGGTGCCTGGAAGCTACGAGGACCTGGAACTTGCCGACCTCATCGTGCTGGTCGGCTCCAACCTCGCCTGGTGCCACCCTGTGCTCTTCCAGCGCATCGCGGCGGCCCGGGAAAAGCGGCCGGAGATGAAGATCGTGCTGATCGATCCGCGCCGCACCATGACATCCGATATCGCCGACATGCATCTGGCGATCGCACCGGATGGCGACGTCGCTCTGTTCACCGGCCTGCTCGCCTGGCTCGGCCAGCACAATGCGCTCGACCGCGCCTATATCACCGCGCACACGACCGGCTTCGGGCAAGCGCTCTTTGCTGCCTCCGCGCTCGATCTTGCCGGTGTCGCCGCTGCCACCGGCCTCAGCGAAGACGAACTTGTCCGCTTCTACAGCCTGTTTGCTGCCACCGCGAAGACGGTGACCGTCTACAGCCAGGGCGTGAACCAGTCGTCGTCCGGCACCGACAAGGTCAACGCCATCATCAACTGCCATCTCGCCACCGGCCGGATCGGCAAACCGGGAGCGGGCCCGTTCTCGGTGACCGGTCAGCCCAACGCCATGGGTGGCCGCGAGGTCGGCGGCATGGCCAACATGCTGGCCGCCCATATGGAGATCGAGAACGCCGAGCACCGCGACCGCGTGTGCCGCTTCTGGAATGCGCCTGGCATCGCGCAGAAGCCCGGCCTGAAGGCCGTCGAAATGTTTCAAGGCGTGGCCGACGGGCGCATCAAGGCGCTGTGGATCATGGCCACAAACCCGGTCGATTCGATGCCTGACGCCGATGCCGTCGAAGCGGCGATCAAGGCTTGCTCGTTCGTCGTGGTATCGGACGTTCTGGCGAGCGCCGACACGGTGCGTCACGCCCATGTCCGGCTGCCCGCCACCGCCTGGGGCGAGAAGGACGGCACCGTCACCAACTCCGAGCGCCGTATCTCGCGCCAGCGGTCGTTTCTGGCGGCGCCCGGCGAAGCGCGGCCCGACTGGTGGATCATCGCCGAAGTGGCGCGGCGGATGGGGTTTGGCGAGGCGTTCGCGCATGAGACCCCGGCAGAGATTTTTGGCGAGCACGCCGCGCTGTCCGGGTTCGAGAATGATGGCGTGCGAGATTTCGATATCGGTGCGTATGCCGGGGCCGATGCTGAAAGTTATGCATCACTTGAGCCATTCCAATGGCCAGCCCCCAGCCCACGAGGCGGCACGACGGAGCACCAACCCACCCGCTTCTTCGCCAACGGCAATTTCTACACGCTCGACCGCAAAGCCCGCTTCATCGCCATCCGTCCCACCACCGAAATCCGCACCACCCCTGATTTCCCGCTCATCCTCAACACCGGCCGGATCCGCGACCACTGGCACACCATGACGCGCACCGGCAAAAGCCCGCGTCTGTCCCAGCACATCGCCGAACCCTTCGTCGAAATCCACCCCGTGGACGCGCAGCATCACGGCATTGGCGACGCCGACATCGTGCGCATATCCAGCCCGCGCGGCGACGTGCTGGTCCGCGCCCTGATCACATCTCGCCAGCGCCAGGGCAGCGTCTTCGCGCCGATGCACTGGACCGATCAGTTCGCGGCAAAAGGCCGGCTCGACGCGCTCACCGCGCCGCTGACTGATCCTGTTTCCGGCCAACCGGCGCTAAAACATGTCGCGGCCCGCATCGAGAAATTTGCCGCCAAGGTCTTTGGTTTTGCCGTGACGCGGCAACGTCCGGAAGCGATCAACGCCGACTATTGGGCAGCAGCCCGCTGCAAAGGCGGCTGGCGGGTCGAGCTGGCCTTTGCCGACGACACTGTCGACTGGACAGCCTTCGCCAACTCGCTCTTCAATGCCTTCTCAGCCGAAATGCTCGCCTATCACGACCGCGACGCCGGCCAGCACCGCATCGCCGCCTTCGACGGCGAGCACCTCGTGGGTGCCTTGTTCGTTGCGCCTGACCCGGTCGCGGTGTCGCGCGGCTGGGCGGCTGAACAGTTGGAAACGCCTCATGCCAGCCAACGCGAACGCTTTAGGATCGTCGCCGGCCGCGCCGGTGCCGATCGGCCTGACGCCGGCGCGACCGTCTGCTCCTGTTTTGGCATCGGGGCCAACCAGATCATGGCCGCCGTGGCTGCCGGCTGCACCACTGTCGAAGCCATCGGAGGCGCCCTGAAGGCCGGCACCAATTGCGGCTCCTGCCGGTCCGAGATCCGCGCCATCATCCAGGCCAACCGCGTTCAGGCGGCCGAGTGA
- a CDS encoding efflux RND transporter periplasmic adaptor subunit gives MDQQLEMPLQTTVAPRRSRRWIPWLIFIAIVAATGAYLYQRPHVEARQPGGRRGAQPTTIGAAAVEKGTIDVTLNALGTVASLSTVTVKPQVTGPLIQVNFKEGQDVRKGDLLAEIDPRPFQAALAQAQGQLVRDQAMLRDAGLDLVRDQKLVAQGAATPQTLDAQVALVAQDQGSVQVDQAMIQTATLNLDYCRILAPVDGRAGLRQVDQGNYVTPGDANGIVIITQVQPISVLFTVPEDELPAIAQRMQQGATLPTSAFDRAGAKKLADGQLETFDSQIDPSTGTIKLRAGFANETRLLYPNQFVNVALLVDEHKDVAIAPIAAIQRGLPGTFVYLVNPDSTVAVRKVTLGVTNGERVEILAGLNPGDRVVVDGADKLRDGAHVNLQQDGQAPAQPRATVPTPAGQTPAQTSAQTPPAAAASDGQTSDGQTPNGQTPNGETTNGQAPDGTAHKHQGRKHRHAESGQQQ, from the coding sequence ATGGACCAGCAATTGGAAATGCCCCTGCAGACGACCGTCGCGCCACGCCGTTCGCGTCGCTGGATTCCCTGGCTGATCTTCATTGCCATTGTCGCCGCGACCGGCGCCTATCTCTATCAGCGTCCGCATGTCGAGGCGAGGCAACCCGGCGGCAGGCGCGGGGCGCAGCCGACGACGATCGGCGCCGCCGCCGTCGAAAAGGGCACGATAGACGTCACCCTCAACGCGCTCGGCACGGTGGCCTCGCTCTCCACCGTCACCGTCAAGCCGCAGGTCACCGGCCCGCTCATCCAGGTGAATTTCAAGGAAGGCCAGGACGTCAGGAAGGGCGACCTGCTGGCCGAGATCGACCCCCGCCCCTTCCAGGCGGCGCTCGCACAGGCGCAGGGCCAGCTGGTGCGCGACCAGGCCATGCTCAGGGATGCTGGCCTCGACCTCGTTCGCGACCAGAAGCTGGTGGCGCAGGGGGCGGCGACGCCGCAGACCCTCGACGCCCAGGTTGCCCTTGTCGCGCAGGACCAGGGCTCCGTCCAGGTCGACCAGGCGATGATACAGACCGCCACGCTCAATCTCGATTATTGCCGCATCCTGGCTCCCGTCGACGGACGGGCCGGCCTGCGCCAGGTCGATCAGGGCAACTATGTCACCCCCGGCGATGCCAACGGCATCGTCATCATCACCCAGGTGCAGCCGATCAGCGTGCTGTTCACCGTGCCCGAGGATGAACTGCCCGCGATCGCGCAGCGCATGCAGCAGGGCGCCACGCTGCCCACGTCGGCCTTCGACCGCGCCGGAGCCAAGAAGCTCGCCGACGGCCAGCTAGAAACCTTCGACAGCCAGATCGACCCGAGCACCGGCACCATCAAGCTGCGGGCGGGCTTCGCCAATGAGACGCGCCTCCTCTATCCGAACCAGTTCGTCAACGTCGCGCTTCTGGTCGACGAGCACAAGGACGTGGCGATCGCGCCGATCGCGGCGATCCAGCGCGGCCTGCCCGGCACCTTCGTCTATCTGGTCAACCCTGACAGCACCGTTGCCGTGCGCAAGGTTACGCTCGGTGTCACCAATGGCGAGCGCGTCGAGATTCTCGCCGGCCTCAATCCCGGCGACCGCGTCGTCGTCGACGGTGCCGACAAGCTCCGCGACGGCGCCCATGTCAACCTTCAGCAGGACGGCCAGGCCCCGGCACAGCCTCGGGCGACGGTGCCAACCCCGGCGGGCCAGACGCCGGCGCAGACATCAGCCCAGACCCCACCAGCAGCAGCGGCGTCGGACGGACAGACGTCGGATGGACAGACGCCAAATGGGCAGACGCCGAATGGGGAGACAACGAACGGACAGGCGCCGGATGGCACGGCGCACAAGCATCAGGGCCGCAAGCACCGTCACGCGGAGTCCGGGCAGCAGCAATGA
- the nirB gene encoding nitrite reductase large subunit NirB has protein sequence MSEKLVIIGNGMAPGRMLEHLLEQAPGRYSVTIFNAEPRVNYDRIMLSPVLSGEKAYEEIIIHGDGWYIANNITLYKGHKIVAIDRQAKTVTSDHGVTEPYDKLIIATGSVPFIIPVPGHNLPGVLTYRDLDDVQAMMLAAQSRAKAVVIGGGLLGLEAAAGLNAQGMDVTVLHVMPTLMERQLDPAAGYLLQRAVEQRGIKVITKANTQAITGNGKVEQVELADGTIIRATLVVMAVGIRPNAALAKEAGIAVNRGIVVDAGMRSNDPDIYALGECAEVNGMVYGLVAPLYEMARVAASQLAGNEAAAFVHMDTPTKLKVTGIDLFSLGDFAEGEDRQEIVLRDAAAGVYKRLVLKDDRIIGTVLYGETADGAWFNDLKKKQTDISQMRDTLIFGQSYQGGAPLDPMAAVAALPDDAEICGCNGVCKGKITGAITAKGLTSLDDVRAHTKASASCGSCTGLVEKLMVLTLGDTYNPAAVQPMCSCTTLGHDEVRRLIKAKHLKTIPAVMQELEWKTSCGCAKCRPALNYYLVCDWPDDYADDYQSRFINERVHANIQKDGTYSVVPRMWGGVTNAAELRAIADVVDKFEIPMVKVTGGQRIDMLGIRKEDLPAVWADLGQAGFVSGHAYAKGLRTVKTCVGSDWCRFGTQDSTGLGIRIEKFMWGSWTPAKVKMAVSGCPRNCAEATCKDVGVICVDSGYEIHFAGAAGLDIKGTEVLGLVKTEDEALEHIVALTQMYREQGRYLERIYKWAKRIGIPEIKRQIMDDASKRKAYYERFVFSQKFAQVDPWSERVSGKDKHEFRPMASVGFAQAAE, from the coding sequence ATGAGCGAAAAACTCGTCATCATCGGCAACGGCATGGCCCCCGGGCGCATGCTGGAGCATCTCCTGGAACAAGCGCCGGGCCGTTACAGCGTCACCATCTTCAACGCCGAGCCGCGCGTCAATTACGACCGCATCATGCTGTCGCCGGTCCTCTCCGGCGAGAAGGCCTATGAGGAAATCATCATCCATGGCGACGGCTGGTACATCGCCAACAACATCACCCTCTACAAGGGCCACAAGATCGTTGCCATCGACCGGCAGGCGAAGACCGTCACCTCCGACCATGGCGTGACCGAACCCTACGACAAGCTGATCATCGCCACCGGCTCGGTGCCTTTCATCATTCCGGTGCCGGGCCACAATCTGCCCGGCGTGCTGACCTATCGCGATCTCGACGACGTCCAGGCGATGATGCTCGCCGCCCAGTCGCGGGCCAAGGCCGTGGTCATCGGCGGCGGCCTGCTCGGGCTGGAGGCGGCGGCCGGCCTCAACGCGCAAGGCATGGACGTCACCGTGCTGCATGTCATGCCGACGCTGATGGAGCGCCAGCTCGATCCGGCCGCCGGCTATCTCCTGCAGCGCGCCGTGGAGCAACGCGGCATCAAGGTCATCACCAAGGCCAACACCCAGGCAATCACGGGCAACGGCAAGGTCGAGCAGGTGGAACTCGCCGACGGCACGATCATTCGGGCGACGCTGGTGGTCATGGCCGTCGGCATAAGGCCGAACGCGGCGCTGGCGAAAGAAGCCGGCATCGCCGTCAACAGAGGCATCGTCGTCGATGCCGGCATGCGCAGCAACGACCCCGACATCTACGCGCTCGGCGAATGCGCCGAGGTCAACGGCATGGTCTACGGGCTGGTCGCGCCACTCTACGAGATGGCGCGTGTCGCCGCCAGTCAGCTTGCCGGCAACGAAGCGGCCGCTTTCGTCCATATGGACACGCCGACCAAGCTCAAGGTCACCGGCATCGACCTGTTCTCGCTAGGCGACTTCGCCGAGGGCGAGGACCGCCAGGAGATCGTGCTGCGCGACGCCGCCGCCGGTGTCTACAAGCGGCTGGTGCTCAAGGACGACCGCATCATCGGCACCGTGCTTTACGGCGAGACGGCGGACGGCGCCTGGTTCAACGATCTCAAGAAGAAGCAGACCGACATTTCGCAAATGCGCGACACGTTGATCTTCGGCCAGTCCTACCAGGGGGGTGCCCCGCTGGACCCTATGGCGGCCGTTGCAGCCTTGCCGGATGATGCGGAAATCTGCGGCTGCAACGGCGTTTGCAAGGGAAAGATCACCGGCGCGATCACGGCCAAGGGCCTGACCTCGCTCGACGACGTGCGCGCCCACACCAAGGCGTCGGCCTCGTGCGGCTCCTGCACCGGGCTGGTCGAGAAGCTGATGGTGCTGACCCTCGGCGACACCTACAACCCGGCGGCCGTGCAACCCATGTGCTCCTGCACCACGCTCGGCCATGACGAGGTGCGCCGGCTGATCAAGGCCAAGCACCTGAAGACCATTCCCGCCGTCATGCAGGAACTGGAGTGGAAGACCTCCTGCGGCTGCGCCAAATGCCGGCCGGCGCTCAATTACTATCTCGTCTGCGACTGGCCGGACGACTACGCCGACGACTACCAGTCGCGTTTCATCAACGAGCGCGTGCACGCCAACATCCAGAAGGACGGTACCTATTCGGTGGTGCCGCGCATGTGGGGTGGCGTCACCAATGCCGCCGAACTGCGCGCCATCGCCGATGTCGTCGACAAGTTCGAGATTCCGATGGTCAAGGTTACCGGTGGCCAGCGCATCGATATGCTCGGCATCCGCAAGGAAGACCTGCCGGCGGTGTGGGCCGATCTTGGCCAGGCCGGCTTCGTCTCCGGCCACGCCTACGCCAAGGGCCTGCGCACCGTGAAGACCTGTGTCGGTTCCGACTGGTGCCGCTTCGGCACGCAGGATTCGACGGGGCTCGGCATCCGTATCGAGAAATTCATGTGGGGCTCGTGGACCCCGGCCAAGGTCAAGATGGCGGTGTCGGGTTGTCCTCGCAACTGCGCCGAGGCGACCTGCAAGGATGTCGGCGTCATCTGCGTCGACTCGGGCTACGAGATTCATTTCGCCGGCGCCGCCGGCCTCGACATCAAGGGCACGGAGGTGTTGGGCCTGGTGAAGACCGAGGACGAGGCGCTGGAGCATATCGTGGCGCTGACGCAGATGTACCGCGAGCAAGGCCGCTATCTCGAGCGTATCTACAAATGGGCCAAGCGCATCGGCATCCCCGAGATCAAGCGTCAGATCATGGACGATGCGAGCAAGCGCAAGGCCTACTACGAGCGCTTCGTGTTCAGCCAAAAATTCGCCCAGGTCGACCCGTGGTCGGAACGTGTCTCCGGCAAGGACAAGCACGAGTTCCGGCCGATGGCCTCTGTCGGGTTTGCGCAGGCGGCGGAGTGA
- a CDS encoding ABC transporter ATP-binding protein: protein MTAYLKLDHIDKSFARGGQVSEVLRDIRLTIDKGEFVSIIGHSGCGKSTLLNLIAGLTKVSAGAVLLENKEVDSPGPERAVVFQNHSLLPWLTVYENINLAVSKVFGRSKSKAERHDWIMRNLDLVQMAHARDKRPAEISGGMKQRVGIARALAMEPKILLLDEPFGALDALTRAHLQDAVMDIHSRLGSTTIMITHDVDEAVLLSDRIVMMTNGPAATIGEVLPVSLARPRRRVEVSSDRTFLRCREAVLKFLYERHRFVEAAE from the coding sequence ATGACCGCCTATCTGAAACTCGACCATATCGACAAATCCTTCGCCCGCGGCGGCCAGGTCAGCGAGGTTCTGAGGGATATCAGGCTGACCATCGACAAGGGCGAATTCGTCTCCATCATCGGCCATTCCGGCTGCGGCAAGTCGACCTTGCTCAACCTGATCGCCGGCCTGACCAAGGTCTCCGCCGGCGCCGTGCTGCTCGAAAACAAGGAAGTCGACAGCCCCGGACCCGAACGCGCCGTGGTGTTCCAGAACCATTCGCTGCTGCCCTGGCTGACCGTCTACGAGAACATCAACCTGGCGGTCTCGAAAGTCTTCGGTCGTTCGAAGAGCAAGGCCGAGCGGCATGACTGGATCATGCGCAATCTCGACCTCGTGCAGATGGCGCATGCCAGGGACAAGCGGCCTGCCGAGATCTCCGGCGGTATGAAGCAGCGCGTCGGCATCGCCCGCGCGCTCGCCATGGAGCCGAAGATTCTGCTGCTCGACGAGCCGTTCGGCGCGCTCGACGCGCTGACGCGCGCGCATCTGCAGGACGCGGTAATGGACATCCATTCCAGGCTCGGCTCGACGACGATCATGATCACCCATGATGTCGACGAGGCGGTGCTCTTGTCCGACCGCATCGTCATGATGACCAACGGTCCGGCGGCAACCATCGGCGAGGTGCTGCCCGTGTCGCTGGCGCGGCCTCGCCGGCGCGTCGAAGTCTCTTCCGACCGCACCTTCCTGCGCTGCCGCGAGGCGGTGTTGAAGTTCCTCTACGAACGCCACCGCTTCGTCGAAGCCGCGGAGTAG
- the nirD gene encoding nitrite reductase small subunit NirD: MNWIAIGTISDIPRRGARCVATPQGKVAVFRTQDDQVYAIDDHCPHKGGPLSQGIVHGAAVTCPLHNWVISLETGKALGADEGVVRTIPVKVEGEHLFLALEALASRAA; encoded by the coding sequence ATGAACTGGATCGCCATCGGCACCATCTCCGACATCCCGCGCCGTGGCGCGCGCTGTGTCGCCACCCCGCAAGGCAAGGTCGCCGTCTTCCGCACACAGGACGATCAGGTCTATGCCATCGACGACCACTGCCCGCACAAGGGCGGGCCGCTGAGCCAGGGCATCGTCCATGGCGCGGCGGTGACCTGTCCCCTGCACAATTGGGTCATCTCGCTGGAGACAGGCAAGGCGCTCGGCGCCGACGAAGGCGTGGTGCGCACCATTCCGGTCAAGGTCGAGGGCGAGCACCTGTTCCTGGCGCTGGAAGCGCTGGCCAGCCGCGCCGCCTGA